The DNA segment CTTAAAAATTGCTATTTGATAGAATTGctctaaatattattatataacaagcaaaaatttaaaatttaatagtttatttataaggtgtgttttaaattattttaaacacaTTAAAATCTGAAACATATTAATACATCTTTCGGTATCTCTTGCCAactttttataaactttttaatataaatgatataatattgttttctaaatgctattttattaatatattgtatGATAGATTAAATAAGTCATATAAATCTATAATTGTAAAATACCAACTGTTACCCGTTCCACTATGCTAtgaaatattacaaatattagctaatttaaaatattttattttatcaagtaaatatatatttataaaaaaatttacatcaaattataaaattttattttatcaattttattcaTTATCCATGATTTGATAATTACCTTTATAATTAAAGTATATTgtaatattttggattttttgttatttggatttatataaattttaatttacttttatgatttataaattattttagagatgaatttatttaaatatatttataatttaatttaatttaacatttaataatactatatatataatactataaattttataatgtgtatataagtaaaaattaaattaactttaaatgtattatatttatttaataataattacgaagctatttcattatttaaatatttaaaattgaaaaaaatattaaaatgttattaGATTGTAATGTTAGAAAAAAATACGAATaactttttagttattttattttataaatatctaaatatatttttagttatttatttaataaattttaaatttttttttaataatatcaaTATTATAGTAAAcactatataaatttatttagtctattataaaaatttgttaatttatagacttattaattaaaattaacatttctgttttacatttatattataaaaatcttttaaatttctaaaataaaagtttaatttcacaatattttatagtagttaaatttggctttagattttgtctgtttattaaattattgataTATTTCTAATTATCATAATTATATCCTATAATataaattcattttaaatttagtttgttaaataacatcaaaatattgaaataaaaagaaaaattagagaTAAACTTTATTTTGATAAGAAATACAAACAATACgatgttttgtttatgtttacaCAAACCTTATACAAATTTTATACATGGCAGTTATTAACTTACGATTTTAATggaaaattatattatctaagacttttgaaaattttatattattattttaatagaattacATCATATTTTAATTGGTCAAACTTGAGAccatttttcaattaattttgagTCAATATTCTATTCTGGagtgtattcttttttttttgaacaactttcTGGAGTGTATTCTATGTGGCATAATTTGAATGATTTAATTTTCCATGAAGTTTTAGATGATTATGGGTAGATTATATAAACTACTTTTATTTTAgtgaaaaacataattaattataaaagtattgaaattatattttatgtatttaactAAGATATCATTaacgttttaaaaaataattaaacatattaaaaattattgtttaaaatatttccTATAGCACtcaatttgaaaatatattttaattttgtgtggataaaaaaactttttattttaatataattacttcaaattttttattgaatagatCTTATGATTTGCCTGCTTACAATTACTTTCTAgcattattaaattttcaaagaaaaatacatatgtatatatatatatattatcattttggATTATAATTTCAAGAAATGTCATATTTCCATaaagtttattaaatattgATGCTCTAACTGGTAACCATGAAAACAATAACATGAATGAAGAGGAAAAGAataaatagaaacaaaataaaaaatgaaaagaatataCTTTTGTTCTTTACCAATTTTCATAAAGTATGTTTTGTTCTATAGTtccttaaaataaaaagaatggTAAGGAACTATATGTAACAATTATTCTTCACAAGTAGTgtaaatatttacaattattCTTCACAAGTAGTGTAAATATTTAAGGAATTGATAGAAATTTTTTGTTCCCAATAATTCCCTACGTCACCGGTTAAATCCTGAATACAATAACatgcatttttttttgatatatccTATCGGATGATCATATCAGACTCAGGGAGAATGCAATTAGTGTTACAAAGTGGACTGATTATCATACTACGTGGCCCAAATTCGAATGTCTTCGACTAATGTAAGATGTGAACATATCTTCTATTACAGCTCAATATGTTAACTATTTGGACCGAAGACCAAACCTAGACTTACAAATCAgtgataatttaattttcaaaggGAATCAAACCAATGACTGATGTGGATACACACCGACCATCAAGAAAGCTACAATACTGcttggtttttggtttattgtGTGAATCAAGCATTTGGTTTATTCATATAAGAAATGTAAAAGACAATAAAGAAGCATCGTACATATTAAGGTAATGAATCAGGTAATTAACAAATTATCTAGACAGCATTAACATGAAAACAACTCATAATTGATGAACATATATGACCGAACCAATTCCACTTAAACCGAATTGGTTTAGTTTTCATCATGTCCACCAATAACTGCATCATCTGGAATGTAATTTTTCCAGAACCAATGTTGCTTCCAAACTCTTGCCATCTCTTCAATGGGAACACCTCTGGTCTCCGGAAACAAGAAGTAGATGAAGATGGTCATGATGGCAACCATGCCTGCGAAGAAGTAGAAGAGACCAAACTTCATGTGACAAAGCATTGTCAAGAAGAATTGACCGATGAGGAAAGTGAAGAACATGTTGACTGAGACGTTGATGGCTTGTCCTGCTGGTCTGATTTCCAATGGACAGATCTCACTGGGTACTAACCAACCCAATGGACCCCATGACCATGCAAATCCAGCAACGTACACACATATGAAAACAAGAATCCAGTCTGCTGTTGCTGGTGTCAAGGTTCCAGTTCCCGTGGTTCCGAATTTTAAACCGATAAATGAACCAACAAGAATCTGAAAAGATAAACAAAACATGCACCAATCATATATGTTACTTTTTTTAggtaaaagaaagaaagaaatatatatataccctaataaattacatattattttcaagAAATTATGGTTCTTTTTACAGTTTCCATGTTCAGGTtgtaatgatttttaaaaagaaaaagtaatTTAATCATCTAAATATTCAAGAAATTTTCTGGTCCTTTATAAACATTTAATAAATTGTCATTGTTTTTATGAAAAATACACTTTtcatatatctaaaatatttctagTCCCCTAAATGTCGGAACCGGCTATATTTATGATTGTGTGCATGCAAACGGATATTTTAGTGATTAGAGTGGAAAAGCTAATGCAAACACAAATAAAGATAGAAAGAATTGAAGGGTATGTAAAAATGATTTGTACCTGACATATGAACATTTGAATGCCACCTTCAAGGAAAAGAAACCTTCTTCCAAATCTATCAACCGAGTATAGGGAGACAAAGGTCGCGAGCACGTTAACTACACCGGTTATTACTGCCGACATAAGAGCAGCATCATCTCCAAAACCAAGAGTCTTGAAGAGAACAGGAGCGTAGAACATAATGACATTAATTCCAGTAATCTGCTGGAAAAAGGGAATGGCCGAGCAGAAGACTAAAGCTGGTCTGTATTTGCTCTGCCTGATGTTTTTCCATGGATGTTCTACCTCTTTAGCAGCGTCACATGCATCGCGTATATCTTGAAACTCATGGTCAACGTTTTCTGTTCCTCGTACTTTCTTCAACATTTGTTTTGCTTCCTCGTATTTTCCTCTCTCAAGCATTGAGTTTGGTGTATCGGGCAAAAAGAATGATCCGATCACCATAAGAATTGCTGGAACAGCTGCTAAACCTAAAGAAACCCTCCACCCATTTTTAGCCATATTAGATGTTCCATAGTTGATCAGATTCGCCACCAAGATTCCAGACGTAATAGCCACCTGGAAACAAATGTTTAGCGCTCctcttatctttgctggagcCATTTCCGAGAGGTAAACCGGAGTAgactgaaaagaaaaacaattattatTGAGAATCAGCCTAGacaatatacatatatgattttatttttgtggtCACAAAGTTCCGGACCATTGGTCTATATAATGTTGCATGAGGCATTTCACATATTTAGATGATATACAACAAATTAAGACCTAACCTGATTAGCAAATCCCACACCTACACCGAGCAAAAGTCTACCGATGATGAGCATTGTAACATTAATGGCAAAGGCGTTGATTAGTGCACCGGTGAGGAAAGCAAGTCCACCGGTAAACATGGAAACCTTTCGTCCATACTTCCTAGTAACAACCGAAGCCACAAAGGAAGCTACCAAAGCTGCTAAGTAGAGAGAAGAAGTAAACAATTGGAGTTTTTGGTCATCAAATTTGCAGTAAGCCGTCTCGTGCTTCGCCTTTACCCTCTGCTTCTCTAATTGTGGGAAGAACTTGCTAAGAAACTCATCCATTGATGTCACACCTCCTGAGATTCCAAGGTCATAACCAAAGAGGAGACCTCCCATGGCCGCAACCATACATGTTATGACAACGAAAACTGTGACTCCTCCTTCATAATCCGTTCCACCACTTCCTCCTTCTGACACAAAAGCTCCTCCTGccattttgtttttgcttttgtgcttagaaggaaggaaggaaggaatgTTGTGGCTTAATTTGAAATTGGGACTCACTTTGTGATCCTTTAAATAGATAATGTAATGACACTATAATTAGGGGTTGTATTACGTGCATTGTGTAATAAATTTTGATCTTATCTTTGTTTGGCTTATGATTAGGAGAAGTAGCTTGTTAGTAACAAGAGTTGGTTAACGTTAGACACCAAGTTTCATGCAGAATTTTTACTGTATTTGACTGTTTGTTATACCGTTTTTAGACCTATTTATCTTTCCATTTGTATAAAACTATGAGTTTTCCAGCGCAGAAACAAtaatttctaataaaatatattttatttaaaaaaaagttaatttgaatttggacatagttatttttatatttcaactTCAAcagtttgaaaaaaataataaacctatttttgtattcatatttcttttgttttggtttaactacttcaattttattttatttaaattttagtaaagttagaattatattttataattaaaaattatttatattatattatattaaatttaactaatatatgtttttaatatatctattaccacttaatatatatatattctaataattttttgttgttggttttagttaaaatatgtcAAACTGAGAAAAACAATTTGTTAATTAATCTAATGAAccgataaatttaaataaaattttaatcatttaccAATCAAAAAAGCATTTGATTAGTGTTGCTTTAGTTCTGTATTTGTTGATGCAcatttacaattaattttggtaaaaggtatatttatacaaaatatgatatataagtTCTTGTAAATATTATATTCGTAACTGTAtttactatatagtttattttattaatataattattttaatagtgatatatgatttattagttttaatatatattagtagtcttgtcaaaaataaatacttatataGAAAATTAGCATTAATGATGATGTAGAAGTTAATAGTTATtaccatattaaaaaaaaaccaaaaatatataaaactttaCAAGAAAAATTGTACATGTCACAATTAGATTTGTGTCATGTTACGTTTTTCCAAAGCTATGTCATCATTTTTTCTTAAAGTGATTGTAATGGTGACACATGTAGAAATCATTAGGTAAATAATGTTTAGGAGATAGTATAAGACAGTATATATTCATAATAAtcatgaaaaatataatacctatttataaagtttttaataCCTATCTATCTTCTTTTTTCGTTAAATAGCTTTCAAAATTTAAagtgataaaaataaatttcatttaataGTAAACAACAATTATATCCtcactttataattttaattatttatttattaaataataaaataaataaataaatattaaaaaatcaaatgataaaataaaaaatagttttttcaaatttcttttctttttccgaatctgtttttgtattttatttaaattctctTTTCagaaagtttttgtttttaattctcttttttttaaaagtatttttttgggGAAAAGATCTTTCTTACAAAAATTTAGAAAGATCTTTTTGATTttgcaaaaataataattcctAATTCATGAATGTCTTCGAAAATATGTAGATAGACTTATTGATAGTGGTTTTAAAACCGGACTGACCCAATGGTTGAACCCGGTTCGACCTTTAACCGGTCACGTACCTGGATTTGGTCTAATAATAGGTTTAACCATGAACCGATTACGTAACCTGATTGGATTTTTGAGTTATTGAACTTATAAAACCGTTAAAACTATCAAAATCCATAAATCAActatatgaacaaaaaaatattttatatttattatatttaatgttaaaacttaattatattttaattatatctcATATTTAGTAGAATTGCTTTAAAATCTATATACtagaaaaatattaaaccaaCTTATTGAGCCAGATTTGACCCGGTCGAACCATATTGAACTGTGATCGAAATAATATCCGGTTAAGCTTCCAGTCCGGTTTTAAAAGCActttttattgaataaaacttgtatatatatttagaaatgTTTCCTAAATGTGTATGTAATCTTCCTAAATTTTATGTATATgcatatttagaaaaatataatttaatatttcattttaagaaacaaaggaaaatgattataaatatgtataatatctttataaaatttagatatcAAATATATGAAGGTAATTCGAAAACATTAGCAATATGTTATACATATAATTCAAGTTGAGTAATGTATTCTTAAAGGACTTACTATAtacacatttaaatatatattttaaatacatatttGTAAAAGTTTTCCTAAATATTATACTTATTTATCAATATCTTATTAAATATTAGAAATATAATCTACTTATTCAGGAATGTATTCATAAAGTTAGATCATGGACACAGGTTTCATACACATTCAAGAAGGTATTCATAAATTCTTTATTAACAAAAATCCTTtccaacaaaattttaaaaacaaatttaaaagaaactataaaaaatatattcatttcattttttttattaaatatttttatttgtatatctCTAAAGTAtggatatataattattatttacctctttaatgcaacctattttgattattttgatcTTTGGAAACTCTTTTTCTGATAAAACTTTTCATTGCTATTATATGGTAtttatctaaatatattttgagataaacatatattattttaatattaattttttaaaattataataatattatttgataagtGAGTTTCCTACGTGTTGGCGATCACGCTAATTCTTACGATGATTATTTAATGAGGTAcccttaattaatttttaatattatatctaattgactttattaaaaattatttaataatttgggtcagttataattttagttttaaaattgttttctataattttcctaataacatatataataaaacgaagatatttataaaataaataatgaaaaatatatttacaaaaggaaaaaaaatattttaggaaattgttttttaaatatgagtatgaaaatatattatatttataatgtgatttcacaaaaaaaaagtttacaaaaaacaaGATATCTTTgatgaattaaaatatttattattataattattgaGATGATTTAGTCATTTTTacttcaatttgtttttttattttttaaggagatttatatataattgtttatcaaactacataaatataaaaatctaaaatctaaatcaaatataatataCCACCAAAACTTAATTaatgttttattgtttttggtttataattttcttatatatgtgtataaCTTAATAgacttataataataatatataaaccaatatgatttttatgtttaaactatttacaatattttcaaCTTCAGTTtatacataaaaaatataaaattattttaaaatttacaaaaatatattttaattatgagtTAATTGGTGTTTGTATCCctattaaacatctatattgGCAAAATACCTATGTCTTCTGGTTAATAATTTCAAGACCATAATACCCCTAGACTCTACTCTGCACAGCTGAAACCGTTATCAGTCTCGTGGACGTGAAGCGATTATTAACTCTAATAGAAACGAGTTTATGCATTGATGGTGACCGTTTGATAAGACATAATCTTATAATTTATGTTGTTCCTACCTTATGTTCTCTAAACTGCtactaattaataattttaaattatgagtTTAATTAACTTTTTAGAAGATTATGAATATTTTCAAATCTGATTAACaattttcaaattattaatcatataatttatGTTGTTCCTAGATTATGTTCCCTAAACGCCTTTTTGTTAATGATTTCAAATTATGagttaaattaaattttgagaagattatggatattttaaattttgattaataattttcaaattataaGTTTAATTAAATTTGGGAAgattatgaatatatttttgaagtaagtaagatgttataaaatatttgttactAATTTCTACTTAATTTGGTTTGTCGAATTATACATTGTTTCATATATGGTTTGTTACTTAATAAATTGGTAGATACATAATTTGCAAGGTGAtacattttttgataaattgtTTGTTATctgataaattattttgttacaTGATACATAGACTTGTTGTTATCTGATAAAATATTTGTTACCTGCTACATAGACTTGTTGTTATCTGATAAAATATTTGTTACCTGGTATATGTTATGTTACTTCATATATAATTtggtataaaaaaattaatagatgGTTTGTTAGTTGGTATATGTAATGGTAGCTGATATATATTTGTTCTCCGGTACATGTTGTGTTAGATCATATATAACACTATATCTTAGCGGTTACCAATTACATTAGCTGAAACTTTTACGTGTTGTCGTTATTGTTAGACAGTTTGGAAGATCcccaaatatattatttttcatatgCTCGTAGTTTTTATAAAGTGAGACTAATAAAGTGAATGTGAAATATAAGAGTAAAGTGAATGTGAAAGTATAGGAGGAAAGATAATGTAAGAAGAAAAAGTGTAAGAATGTGTAAGAGGATAGATAATGTAAAAATGTATAAGAATGTGTAAGAGGAAAGAGAGTGTGAAGAAGGGTAATTTCGGAAATCTAAGATAAGAAATGTAAAGCAATCTACACATATGTCAAATCATGTGTAGATTGCTAATTTTGACCCATTTatgtatattgagctaattctctctttaattatttgtaaatgtttttatttattcatacataatctttcaaaattttatcGGTTATATTCGTTTATGAAACTTTGTATTTATCATCACTctagttttttatatttttctacaaatatacatcaaattatacataaaacaattacaaaaatatagtttacataGTTAAGATGAAGAACTCAACTAATgcaatgaataaaaataatcaattttttcTGAACTAAAATCAATATATTATACTTCAATCTGAAGAAATATATGATTTCAATATAACCCACAAAAATGAGTAGCCGGAACAATCAGAAATTtttacacaaaataaaaatttattaaagataagaaaatattattatttataattatattttatttatttttatacatataaattatggAATGGCTCAAACTTATATAACTGaaattgaaatattaaaaactgtTACAATTAAGGTCATTTgtaaaatgaatatatatatatatatatatataataattttataatattatgtatatgtttatttttgtaattttaaatcGATCAatactttagtttatttttatttgattctcAAAACAACATATATCAACTTGTACTTAATCTTActgaaatatataaacaaatccaAAACAAAAACCAGTAAGCTATGAAATTAGCGGTTTAGGGCCTATGGATTATTGTTgtggatttagagtttataatttctgatttacggttagagttttataatttttctttcgAGAGTTATGGTATATTGctaagagtttaggatttaaagTTTATGATTTTATACCACCAGTCATTTGATAATAATATGGCTATTAAAGTATATTTACTTTGAAATGTTATATTCTAACCTCTACATATTATATTAGTCGGATATATAACTGCATAATTATCTTGTTTGAGTATAAGGTTTAGGGATTATTTCTTTGGGTTTAGGATTCATGATAGTGTTTGAGTTTATGCTTTCTTAATTATGTTTATGGTCTAGGGTTTACTGAATATTCTGTTAGGGTCTAGAgcttagggtttagatttatcTTTTATGGAATACTGTTTAGGGTATATTTAATAGGATTTTGATTTGTGGTTTCATTTTTAGTATTCAAGTTCTAGGAATCCTAAACCATAAACATATAGAGTGTGATTGGGAAAAACGAGCGTAGAGAAAATGAGAGTAAAATTAGTGGAGGAAAtgatgtaataaaaattaaggCTAGCGCAACAACCCGAATTGAGAAACATATATGCCCAAACCAATACCGCTTGGTTTAGTTTTCATCATTTCCACCAATAACTGCATCATCTGGAATGTAATTTTTCCAGAACCAATGTTGCTTCCAAACTCTTCCCATCTCTTCAATGGGAACACCTCTGGTCTCCGGAAACAAAAAGTAGATGAAGATGGTCATGATGGCAACCATGCCTGCGAAGAAGTAGAAGAGACCAAACTTCATGTGACAAAGCATTGTCAAGAAGAATTGACCGATGAGGAAAGTGAAGAACATGTTGACTGAGACGTTGATGGCTTGTCCCGCTGGTCTGATTTCCAATGGACAGATCTCACTGGGTACTAACCAACCCAATGGACCCCATGACCATGCAAATCCAGCAACGTACACACATATGAAAACAAGAATCCAGTCTGCTGTTGCTGGTGTCAAGGTTCCGGTTCCCGTGGTTCCGAATTTTAAACCGATAAATGAACCAACAAGAATCTGAAAAGATAAACAAAACATGCATCAATCATATATGTGACTTTGTTtaggaaaaagaa comes from the Brassica rapa cultivar Chiifu-401-42 chromosome A01, CAAS_Brap_v3.01, whole genome shotgun sequence genome and includes:
- the LOC103836815 gene encoding sugar transport protein 10-like, producing MAGGAFVSEGGSGGTDYEGGVTVFVVITCMVAAMGGLLFGYDLGISGGVTSMDEFLSKFFPQLEKQRVKAKHETAYCKFDDQKLQLFTSSLYLAALVASFVASVVTRKYGRKVSMFTGGLAFLTGALINAFAINVTMLIIGRLLLGVGVGFANQSTPVYLSEMAPAKIRGALNICFQVAITSGILVANLINYGTSNMAKNGWRVSLGLAAVPAILMVIGSFFLPDTPNSMLERGKYEEAKQMLKKVRGTENVDHEFQDIRDACDAAKEVEHPWKNIRQSKYRPALVFCSAIPFFQQITGINVIMFYAPVLFKTLGFGDDAALMSAVITGVVNVLATFVSLYSVDRFGRRFLFLEGGIQMFICQILVGSFIGLKFGTTGTGTLTPATADWILVFICVYVAGFAWSWGPLGWLVPSEICPLEIRPAGQAINVSVNMFFTFLIGQFFLTMLCHMKFGLFYFFAGMVAIMTIFIYFLFPETRGVPIEEMARVWKQHWFWKNYIPDDAVIGGHDEN